In Cystobacter ferrugineus, the DNA window ACCGGGGACCTTCAACAGCCGCTCGATCTTGGAGCCCTCGTGATCCCCCCGCTGTGGCGCGAACGCACGCTGGATCACGTAGTTCATCACCAGATACGGGATCAGCATGTTGAACACGCCGAACGTGATCGGGATCGTGAACTTGGTGACGCTCGAGATCTGCTCCTCCGTCAACCCCGACAGATTGTTGATGAGGTAGGTCAGAGGGGGCGACAAGATGATCATCGCGTAGAACTGCCGGAGGATGAAGATCTTGTTGATGGTTTGACGGATCTGTTTATCGGCGGGCATGGTCTTCTTCCAGATCTGCACCTACAGCAGGAATTCCCACGTCGGGGTGAGGGCTCAAGCACCAGTCCTTAGGCCATGGGGGTGGTCATGCACCGGTACGCGCGCCCATCATCAATCGGTCGGGGGTCCTTGAGCAAGTCACGAGCCCGCGCCTGCCCGGCTCCCGACGCAAAGCGAGCCTCCCTGGTCGCTGGCCCGGCGTGGGGCCTCCCAGGGAGAACGGGCCAGACCGGGGCGGTCACCACACCAGGTGCAGGGAGTTGAAGCTGCGGAAGAGCATCCCGTGCGTGATCTCGGGCGTCTTCGTCTCGTCCAGGCGCACGTTGGGCAGGCGATCCAGGAGCATCTCGATGGCGATTTCCATCTCGCGGCGGGCCAGACCGGCTCCCAGGCAGTGGTGCGCGCCGAACCCGAAGCTGATGTGCTTCTGCTGGACACTGTCGCGGGTGATGTCGAACCGATCGGGATCCGTGAAGACCGCGGGATCGCGGTTGGCCGAGGCCAGGGACATGAACACGGTATCGCCCTTGCGGATCTGCTTGTCCCGCAGGGTGAAGTCCTGCGCGGCGACGCGGAAGGCGGAGCGCGTCGCGGGAGAGTAGCGGATGATCTCCTCCACGGCGCTGCGCAGCAGCGTGCGGTCGCTCTGCAACTTCTGGAGCTGATCGGGATGGGACAGCAGCGCGTAGAAGCCGTTGCTGAGCTGATCCGTGGTGGTCAGGTGGCCCGCGGTGAGGATGACCAGCGCGTTGGCCGACAGATCCTCCAGCGTCATCCGGCCCAGCTCCTGGGCCTGGACCATCAGGGAGAGCATGTCCTGGCCGGGATGGTGGCGGCGCGCCTCGATGACCTCCGCCAGGTAGGCGTTCATCTCGCGGGTGGATCGGCTCGCGCTGCGGGCCACCTCCTCCATGTTCGCGCCCTGCTTGGGACTGGAGAAGTCCGCCAGGGGCCGGGCCCAGGCCTGGAAGCGCTCCCGGTCCTCCGTGGGGATGTTGAGGAACTCGGCGATGACCATCGGTGGGAGCTGGTCCGAAATATCCTTCACCACGTCCATGTGTCCCTGGTCCTGCACGCGATCCAGCAACATGCCCATGATCCGGCGGATGGCGGGACGGTAGGTGTCGAGGCTCTGCGGGGTGAAGCCCGGGCTCGCCTGTCGGCGCACGCGGATGTGGTCCGCGCCATCGCGCATGGACATCTGCCGGCGGGCCGAGTCGAGGAAGTCGTTGGCGACTTCCTTGCCAAAGCCCTGGAGTTGCTGCTGGTAGAAGTTGGTGCGGTCGGCGCTCAGGCGCGGATCGCGCAAGCAGGCGAGCACGTCCTCGTAGCGAGTGAGGAACCACGCGTGCATGTCTTTCGACCAGTACACCGGCTCCTGCTCGCGTAACACCTTATAAAGCGGAAGAGGATCGGCGAGATTCTCGGGGCTGACGGGATTGAGTGAGAGTCCCTGCAACGACGAGTCTTGATTGGTCGGACTTTGCACGCGACCGACACTAGTAGCCGCCTCCTCGGCTGTCGAGAACTGCCATGAGGGGCACGTCGCATCCCCCCACCCCACCCGATGTTTGCCCGGCGGTCTGACACCTGTCCGGTGACCCGGTGACGACCACGCGACCCGGGTACGGCGAGCCGACTGGTGGGCGGTAGGACCCCTGTCCCTAGGTGCAATCAACTCAGATAAGGCAGAAAGGACGGAAAACCTGTATACCACCAGAACGTTCCTGGCCAATTTTTTCCGCCATTCTGGATCGGGAGTATCGTTTCATGGGGAGCCATATGAGCGAGACCACGTCCCAGTCACCGTCCAAGCGCCCACTGCCGCCAAGGGTCTCTTCCTTGCCGCTGGTGGGATGTGTGCCGAGTCTGGTCGCCAACCCGACCGCCTTCATGGAGAAGGCCCAGCGGGAGCACGGCGACATCTTCATGATGGACCTGGGCATCACCCAGGCCATTGGCCTGTGCCATCCCCGGCACGCGCATCACGTCCTCGTGGAGCAGGCCCAGAACTACTCCAAGGGCGGTCCCTTGTGGATCTCGCTGCGGACCTTCCTGGGCAACTCGCTGACCGTGAGCGAGGGAGACTTCTGGAAGCGGCAGCGGCGCATGATCCAGCCCGCGTTCCATCATCATCGCGTGAGCGGACTGACGAGCGTGATGGTGGAGGCCATCGATGAGTGCCTGTCGGAGTGGGACGCGGCCGCGCAGGAGGGCAAGCCCTTCGATGTGTCGGTCGCGCTGAACCGGGTGACGATGACCGTGCTGGTGCGCACCCTGTTCGGCTGCGCGCTGGACAAGGGCGAGGCGGACCAGGTCGCCCAGGCGTTCAAGGTCGTCCTGGACTACTTGATGCTGGGCATGGCGACGCAGTCCCTGCCGAGCTGGGTTCCGGTGCCGGGCCGGCAGCGCTACCGCAAGTCGATCCAGATGATCGACGAGGTGCTGGAGCGGATCATCCAGCGGGGACGCCAGCACCGCTCCGACGAGGTCACCCTGCTCTCCCTGATGCAGGAAGCGGTGGATGGGGAGTCGGGCGAGCAGATGACCAACCAGCAACTGCGCGACGAGGCGCTGGGGTTCATCATCGCGGGCTACCACACGGCCGCGTCGGGCATGACCTGGGTGCTGCACTCGCTCGCCAAGTACCCGGAGATCACCGAGCGGGTACGGGCGGAGTTGGACTCCGTCGTGGGAGAGAGCAAGCCTGGCTTCGCGGAGTTGATGCGGATGCCCTACACCCGGAACGTGCTGCAGGAGTCGCTGCGCATCCACTCCCCCATGGTGTGGCTGCCGCGCCTGGCGGTGAACGAGGGCGAGATCGACGGCTACCGGATTCCGCAGGGCAGCGTGATGGTGATCTTCGCGCACCGCATCCACCGTCACCCCAGCGCCTGGGAGAATCCGCTGACCTTCGATCCCGACCGCTTCACGCCGGAGCGCTCCGCGGGGCGGCACAAGCAGGCGTGGCTGCCGTTTGGCGCGGGCCAGCGTCAGTGCATCGCCAAGGAGTTCTCCCTGATGGAGGGCACGCTCATGATGGCCCGCATCCTCTCGCGCTACGAGCTGTCGTCCGTTCCGGGACGCGTGGCCAAGGAGGTCGTCGGCGCCAACCTGAGCACCAAGGACGGCATGTGGTTGCACCTGCGGCCGCGCAAGCCCCAGGTCCAGGCTTCGGCCCCCCAGGTCCAGGCTTCGGCCTCCCAGGTCCAGGAGCCAGCGCCCCAGGCCCAGACTCCGGTCCCCCTGGTCCAGGCTCCGGAGCCCCAGGCCCGGATCACGGGCACGGTGTGAGCGAGCGCGGGAACCGGGGGCGCCGCGAGCGCCTCCGGTAGAGGCTCAACGCGAGGGCGAGAGCCGGGCGCGCAGCAGCAGATCCTCGCCCACCTGCTCGAAGGCGAGCGGGCTGACCGTGAGGGCGCGGGCCATCTGCTTGACGCCCAGCGAGCCCGACCAGGACAGGCCCTCCCCGCCAATCAGCTTGGGGGCCACGAAGAGCAGCAGCTCGTCCGCCAGTTCCTCGCGCAGGAACGAGCCGTACATCTCCGCGCCACCCTCCACCAGCACATGGTTGAGGCCCTCCTTGGCGAGCCGGCGCATGAGGGCCTCGAGATCCACCCGGCCCTGCTTCTCCGGGAGCTGCCAGACATCGGTGCCCGTCGCCAGGAAGCGCCTGGCCTTGCGGGAGGAAGGATCCTCCAGCGTGGCCACCACGGTGCGCGCGGGCGAGCGCTGGGTGAAGACCTGGAGCGTCGAGGGCAGGCGCAGGTGCGAGTCCACCACCACGCGCACCGCGTCCTTCCCCCCGCCCCCGGGCAGACGCGTGGTGAGCTGGGGGTTGTCCCGGCGGGCGGTGGTGGCCCCCACGAGGATGACGTCCACCCGATCTCGCAGCCGGTGCACCCAGGCCCGGGCTTGCTCCCCCGTCACCCAGCGCGAGTCGCCCGTGGCGGTGGCCAGCTTGCCGTCCAGTGTCACCGCCGCCTTGAGCGTGACGAAGGGCAGACCGGTGCGCATCGCCTTGAAGAAGGGGCGGTTGAGCTCATCCGCCTCGTCCTTGAGCACCCCGGTGAGGACCTCCACGCCGGCGCGCCGCAGCCGGGCGACGCCCTTGCCATTCACCTTGGGGTTGGGATCCGACGAGGCGGTGATGACCCGGCGCACGCCCGCGTCGATCAGCGCCTGGCTGCACGGCGGCGTGCGCCCGTAGTGATCACACGGCTCCAACGTCGTGTAGAGATCCGCGCCGCGTGCCTTGCTGCCCGCGGCCTCCAGCGCCACCACCTCGGCGTGCGCCGTACCGGCCCGGCGGTGATAGCCGCGCGCGATGATGCGGCCGCCCTTCACCAGCACCGCGCCCACCACCGGGTTGGGGCTGGTGCGGCCAAGTCCCTTGGCGGCCTCCTCCAGCGCCAGGCGCATGAAGAACTCGGCCACCGCCCGATCGAAATCCGCCGTGCGCTTGGCCCGGGGGGCGCGCCCCGCCTGCAACCGCGCTCGCGTCAAGAGCCGCATCGCCCGTCACCCGTCCTTGTCCGGTGGACGCGGCGGCTTGTGCTCGCGCGTCCGGTCCGACAGCAAGTCCTTGAGCTCCTCCATGAACTCGGTGATGTCACGGAAGCTCCGGTACACCGAGGCGAAGCGCACATAGGCCACCTCGTCCAGCGCGTGCAGCCGACGCATCACCTCCTCGCCGATGACCGACGAGGCTACTTCCTTCTCCCCTACCCCTTGCAACAGCCGCTCCACGGCGACCAGCGTCTCCTCGAGCTGGTCCGCCGACACCGGCCGCTTCTCGCACGCCTTCTGCAGCCCCGCGAGCAGCTTGTCCCGATCGAACGTCTCGCGCCGGCCGTCCTTCTTCACGATGAGCGGGTAGATTTCCTCCACGCGCTCGTACGTGGTGAAGCGCCGCTTGCATTGCAGACACTCGCGGCGCCGGCGGATGACGGACCCCTCATGCGACTCTCGCGAGTCGATGACCTTGTTCTCGGGGTCCTGGCAGAAGGGGCAACGCATGGCACGCGCTACTTCAGGCGCGAGGCGTAGAGCGGGAAGCTCCGGGTGAACTCCTGGATGCGGCCCCGGATGCTCGCGAGCCGCTGCTCGTCCGAGGCGTTGTCCAGCGCCTCGACCACCAGCGCGCCCACGGTGGCCATCTCCGCCTCCTTCATGCCGCGCGTGGTGAGGGCCGGGGTGCCGATGCGCACGCCCGACGTCACGGTGGGCTTCTCCGGGTCGAACGGAATCATGTTCTTGTTCACCGTGATGCCCGCCTTGCCCAGCACCTCCTCGGCCACCTTGCCCACGAGCTTCTTGGGGCGCAGGTCCACGAGCATCAGGTGGTTGTCCGTACCGCCCGAGCACAGCCGCAGGCCACCCTTCTGCAGCGCCTCGGCGAGCGCCTGGGCATTGGCGACGATCTGCTTCTGGTAGGCCTTGAACTCGGGGCTGAGCGCCTCGCGGAAGGCCACGGCCTTGGCGGCGATGACGTGCATGAGCGGGCCGCCCTGGATGCCCGGGAAGATCTGGCTGTTGAGCGTCTTGGCGTAGGGCTCCTTGCTCAGCACGAGGCCGCCGCGCGGGCCGCGCAGCGTCTTGTGGGTGGTGCTGGTGACGATGTCCGCCAGGGGCACCGGCGAGGGATGCAGCCCCGCGGCCACCAGGCCCGCGATGTGCGCCATGTCCACCATGAGCGCCGCGCCCACGCTGTCGGCGATCTCCCGGAACTTCGCGAAGTCGATGATGCGCGGATAGGCCGAGGCGCCCACCACCACCACGCGCGGCTTGTGCTCCTTGGCCAGGGCGGCCGCCTGCGCGTAGTCGATCGTCTCGGTGTCGCGGGTGAGGCCGTAGTGCACGGCCTTGTAGAGCTTGCCGGAGAAGTTGAACGCGGAGCCGTGGGTGAGGTGGCCGCCCGAGTTCAAGTCCAACGCGAGCAGGGTGTCACCCGGCTTCATCAGCGCCATGTAGGCGCCCATGTTGGCCTGGCTGCCCGAGTGGGCCTGGACGTTGGCGTACTCGGCGCCGAAGAGCTCCCGGGCGCGGGAGATGGCGAGCGTCTCGGCCACGTCCACCACCTCGCAGCCACCGTAGTAGCGCTTGCCGGGGTAGCCCTCCGCGTACTTGTTCGTGAGCACCGAGCCGGCGGCTTCCATCACCGCGGGGCTGACGAAGTTCTCCGAGGCGATCAGCTCCAGGCCCTCTTCCTGGCGCCGCGTCTCGTCCTGGATGGCGCGGGCGATCTCGGGATCGACCTCGGCCAGAAGACGGGTGTTCTCCATGGATTGTGTCTCCTCGGTTGGAAGGCCGGCCGTTACCGGGACTCGGCCTCTCGAATCTTGTCTAGACGCCGCTGGTGCCGCCCGCCCTCGAAGGGAGTGGCCAGGAAGGCCTCCAGGATGCTGCGGGCGAGTCCAGCACCCACCACGCGCTGGCCCAGGCACAGCACGTTGGCGTCATTGTGGGCGCGCGCCATGCGGGCCACGAACTCGTCCGTGCACAACGCCGCGCGGATGCCCGGGTGCTTGTTGGCCATGATGGCCATCCCCATGCCCGTGCCACACACGAGCACGCCCCGAGCAGCGCTTCCCTCGGCCACCGCCCGGGACACCAGGCGGGCATAGTCCGGGTAGTCCACGGACTCGGCGCTGGTGGGGCCCACGTCATCCACCTCGACGCGCAGCTCCTGGAGCGCCTTCACCAGCTCACGGCGCAGCTCCAGTCCCGCATGATCCGACGCGATGATGACCTTCATGAGAGCCCTCCTCCACCCGGGACTGGACCGGACACGAGCCGAGCCCCCTCCCGACGAGCGAAGGGGGCGCGGGAACTACCGGAAACGCTTGAACACCAACACCGCGTTGGTGCCACCGAAACCAAACGAGTTGCTCATCACCGCGTCCACGCGCTGCTCACGCGCCTGGTTGGGCACGTAGTCCAGATCGCAATCGGGATCCGGCGTGGTGAGGTTGATGGTCGGCGGGATGACCCCGCGCAAGAGCGTCATCACGCTCACCACGGCCTCGGCGCCACCGGCCGCGCCGAGCATGTGGCCCGTCATGGACTTGGTGGACGAGACGGGCAGCTTCCTGGCGTGCGCGCCGAAGACCGTCTTGATGGCCTTGGTCTCGTTGGCGTCGTTGAACGGCGTCGAGGTGCCGTGCGCGTTGATGTAGCCCACGTCCTCGGGGTTCATCCCCGCGGAGGCGAGCGCCAGGCGCATGCAGCGCGCCGCGCCCTCGCCCTCGGGGGCCGGCTGCGTCACGTGGTGCGCGTCCGAGTTGGCCCCATAGCCCACCAGCTCCGCCAGGATGTTGGCGCCGCGCTTCTTCGCGTGCTCCAGCTCCTCGAGGACGATGATGCCCGCGCCCTCGCCCATCACGAACCCGTCGCGCTCCTTGTCGAACGGACGGCTGGCGTGCGTGGGATCATCGTTGCGGCTGGACAGCGCCTTCATCACCGAGAAGCCACCCATGCCCAGCGGGGTGATGGCGGCCTCGGCTCCGCCCGCGATGACCGCGTCGCACTCGCCCAGGCGGATGGACTTCCACGCCTCGCCGATGGCGTGCGCGCTGGTGGCGCAGGCCGACACGGGCGACCAGTTGGGCCCCTTGCATCCATAGCGCATGGAGATGAGGCCCGGCGCCATGTTGATGATCATCTGGATGATGAAGAAGGGCGAGAGGCGGTCGAACCCCTTGTCCAGCCCCTTGCGGTGCTGCTCCTCCAGCGAGGAGATTCCACCAATGCCCGAGCCGACGATGACGCCCACCTTCTCGGCCTGGTAGCCGTGGGGGGCGTCCGGCCCGATGGGCAGCCCGCTCTCCTTCACGGCCATGTCCGCCGCGGCGAGCGCATACTGGGCGAACAGATCCATGCGGCGCACCTCGCGCCGGTCGATGAACTGTTCGGGCTGGAAGTCCTTCACCTCACCCGCGAAGCGGGTATCGATCTTCCCCAGCTCGAAGCGGGTGATGGGCCCGATACCGGATTGACCGGCGAGCATCGCCTGCCAGTTCTTCTCGGTGCCGGTTCCCAGTGCCGTGATGATTCCGGTCCCGGTGATGACGACTCGTCGGTTTGACACGTGACTCTCCAAATACCGCGATGCTGCGTTGGAACGCTGGGCGGGACCAGCGCTCCCCGGCCCTTCGACTGCTGCCTACTTCTTGTGGGTGTTGACGTAGTTGATGGCGTCGCCGACGGTCTTGATGTTCTCGGCCTCCTCGTCGGGAATCTCGACCTCGAACTCCTCCTCCATCGCCATGACCAGTTCCACGATGTCGAGGCTGTCAGCGCCCAGATCCTCGATGAAGGAGGACTCAGGCTTGATCTCGTCCTCCCCCACGCCCAGCTGGTCGGCGATGATGGACTTGACCTTGGCCTCGATAGCAGAAGTCGACATAGGTGTTGATTCCTCCGGAAACCGCGTGACGGTCCAGCATACTCCCCGGACCCTGTAAAGGCGGGCGCGGTATACTCCAGGCTCCGCGCCGATCCAACCCTTGGCTACATGTACATGCCGCCGTTCACCTTGAGGACTTCTCCGGTGATGTAGGCAGCGGCGTCACTGGCCAGGAAAAGCACGGCCTGGGCCACCTCCTCGGCGGACCCCAGACGGCCCAGGGGGATGGCGGCCAGCATCTTCTCGCGCGTCTCACCCTCCAGGTAGGACGTCATGTCCGTGGCGATGAAGCCCGGGGAAACCGCGTTCACCCGGATGTTGCGGCTGGCCAGCTCCTTGGCCACCGACTTGGTCAACCCGATGAGGCCTGCTTTGGACGCCGAGTAGGCGGCCTGTCCACCGTTGCCCATCTCCCCCACCACGGAGGTGAGGTTGATGATGGCGCCCCCCTTCTGCTTCATCATCGGCCGGCTGGCGGCGCGGATGAGGGCGAAGGCGCCCCGGAGGTTGGTGTCGAGCTGCCGATCCCAGTCCTCGTCCTTCAAGCGCATGACCAGGCCGTCCACCGCGATGCCCGCGTTGTTCACGAGCACGTCCAGGCGGCCGTGCGTCTTGACGATGTGCTCCACGGTGCTCGCGCACGCGGCGGTGTCCGCCACGTCGAAGCGGATGACTTCACCCTGGGCACCCGCGGCCTGGACGAGCCCCAGCGCCTCCTGCGCCGCGGCTTCGTTGCCCGCGTAGCCGATCACCACCTTGGCGCCCTGCTTCGCGAAGCCCACCGCGATGGCCCGGCCGATTCCGCGCGAGCCACCCGTCACCAGCACCACCTTGTCCTTGAACGTGCTCATCTCTCAGGCTCCCAGGGCCGCGAGGACCTTCTCCAGGCTCGCGGAATCTTCCACGTTGAACGACTCGAGGTCCTTGCTGATGCGCTTGGTGAGACCGCTGAGCACCTTGCCCGGGCCCAGCTCCACGAGGCGCGTGACGCCCTCGGCCTTGAGCGTCTCCACGCACTCGATCCACCGCACCGGCGCGCTGACCTGCTCGAGCAGGAGCGGCACCACGCGCGCCGCGTCCGCGTTGGGACGCGCCTCCACGTTGCTCACCACCGGCACGCTCGGGGCGGACACCTTCACCCCGGAGAACACCTGCGCCAGGCGCGGCTTGACCGGATCCATCAGCGCGCAGTGGAAGGGAGCGGACACGGGCAGGGGCATCACGCGCTTGGCGCCCAGCTCCTTGCACCGGGCCCCGGCGCGCTCCACCGCCTGGGCATTGCCCGCGATGACCGTCTGCTCGGGCGAGTTGTAGTTGGCCGGCGCCACCACCTGACCCTGGGCCGCCTCGTCACACGCCGCCTTCACCTTGTCCGGCGTCAGGCCGAGGATGGCGGCCATGGCCCCCACGCCCTCGGGCACCGCCTCCTGCATGAAGGTGCCGCGGGCGCGCACCGCCCGCACCGCGTCCGGCAGCGACAGCGCGCCCGACACCACCAGCGCCGAGTACTCACCAAGCGAGTGTCCCGCGACGAACGCCGGCGCCGGGCCCCGCTTGGAGAAGACGGCGTGCGCCGCCACCGACACCGTGAGGATGGCCGGCTGCGTGTTGGCCGTCAGCTTGAGCCCGGCCTCCGGGCCCTCGAACATGAGCTGGGTGAGCTTCTCGCCCAGCGCCTCGTCGGCCGCCTCGAAGACGGCCCGGGCCTCGGGGAACTTCTCGTACAGGTCCTTCCCCATGCCGACCGTCTGGCTGCCCTGGCCGGGGAAGATGAACGCGATCTTCGACATGCGGCTTGCTCCCTCCCGATTCACTCCCGCGCCCCGCGCCTGTCGCCCTCCCGAAGGGGGCGTGCCCTCAGGCGTCGTGGCCAGGGTGGCGGAAACGCCCTCTTGCCGCATTCGCCTGGCTTGGGCCAGCACTTAACGTCTCGCCCCTCGTTGCTCCTCCGACAACCCCCGCGTCCCCCCACGTTGGCGTACGGGGAGCCATGAGGCCGCCTGGGCGATGCAACGCGTCAACTCGGCCCGCAGTCCCGCCTCGGCGTTGCGCAGGGCGGCAACCAGGGCCTGTTGGATGGCGCGGGGCGAGCTGCGGCCATGGGCCACGATGCCCACCCCCTCGATGCCGAGCAGCGGGGCGCCGCCGACTTCCGCGTAGTCCAACCGCGTCTTCAGCCCCGCGAAGATGGGCCGCAGCAGCAGGGCCCCCAGCTTGAGCGGCAGCCCTCCCCGCTCGATCGCCGAGCGCAACAGGCCCGTCACCCCCGCGGCCGCCCCCTCGGTCGTCTTGAGGACCACGTTGCCGGTGAAGCCATCGGTGACGACCACCTCCACGTCCCCGGAGAAGAGACTCCGGCCCTCGACATAGCCGGTGAAGTGCAGCTCCGAGCGCCGGAGCAACGCGGAGGCCTCGCGCGTGAGCGCCGTGCCCTTGGAGGGCTCCTCTCCATTGGAGAGCACCGCCACGCGGGGCCGCTCGATGCCCAGCAGGGCGCGCATGTAGGCACTGCCGAGCACCGCCCACTGCGCGAGGTGGACGGGGCGGCACTCCACATTGGCCCCGGAATCCAGCAGCAGACAGTGCCCCGCGCCCTTGAGCGTGGGCAGCAGCGTGGCGATCGCCGGGCGCTCCACCCCGGGCAGGCGTCCGAGCAACAACAACGCCCCGGCCATCACCGCGCCCGAGTGCCCCGCCGACACCAGCGCCTGGGCCTCGCCCCGGCGCACCAGCTCGAAGCCCACCCGCAAGGAGGAGTCCTTCTTGCGGCGGATGGCGGCGAAGGCGTCCTCCTCCATCTCCACCACCTCGGTCGCGGGGTACGGGTGCACGTTGCCCGGCGCCCCTCCCTCCCGGGCCAGGCACGCATCCAGGCGCGCGGGTGCCCCCACGAGCACCACCTCGTGCTCCGGGTGCTCACGCGCGAACAGGAGGGCGCCCCGTACGGGGGCCTCGGGGGCATGGTCACCCCCCATCGCATCCAGGACGAGCCTCATCGCGGGCGCATCCTTCCATGGACGCTCCGGGGCGAGGGGGGCAGAATGGGCGCTCCCCCCGCTGGGATTGTCGTGGATCCACTGTCGCGTTGACTCACACGCCTTGAGCGGCTAGGGTCCGCCGCCTTCCGAGCTTTTGCCGGTCGGGACCGGTGGGGATGCCCCGGTGGTCCAGGGCCGTGACGATATAGAGGTGAGCCGTGGGTGTTCCCAAGAAGCGTACGTCCAAGATGCGTCGTGACCGCCGCCGTGCGGCCAACAACAACCTGCGCACCGCCGTGCAGGTGATTCAGTGCTCCAACTGCAAGGAGCCCATCCTTCCCCACCGCGCCTGCTCGGCGTGCGGCCACTACAAGGGCCGTGAGACGGTGCCCGCCCAGGCCTGAGTTCCCCTTCGCGGGACCAGGAAGGCAGAAAGGCCGCTCCCTCCAACACAACGGAGGGGCGGCCTTCGTGTTTTTGGGCTCCCGGCCCGAAGCCAGGAGCCCCCCGCCTCGGGTTCAGCTCTGGAGCTTGATGTTCTTGAGCGCCGCGAAGCGAGGATCCACGTACTTCTCCTGGCAGTCGCACTGCTTCTCGTTGAGGTTCTGGCCGCACTGCCCGCACAGGCCCTTGCAGTCCTCGCGGCACACGGCGTTCATCGGCAGCGCCAGCAGCACCTGCTCGCGCACGATGGGCTCCAGATCGATCACCTTGCCGTCGAACAACTCCTCGTCGGTGTCCTCCAGGGAGAACGAGCCACCGCTCTCCCCCTGGCCCCGGTCCTTCTCCTCCAGCTCATCCTCGTCCAGGACGTCCTCGCCCCGGGCCAGGGACTCGGGCACCAGGTTGATCGTGAAGGAAGCGGGCAGCTCCAACACCGCGTCGGCCAGGCAGCGCTTGCACGCCGCCGCCACGCGCGAGGTGAACTGGCCCTGCAACAACACGCCCCCGCTCACCTTGCGCAGGTTGGCCGAGACCGCCAGGGGCTCGGTGGCACGGAAACCAGAGCCCTCGAGCGCGGTGCCGAGCTGCTCCAGGCTCATCCGCTCGTTCAACTTGAGCCCTTCGTCTCGAATCTCTTCAATCTTTACGCGCATCGACACAGCAGTTTCTTCCTGTCCAAAAAGGGGCGCGCATCATGGGGAGGCCCCCTCCCGCAGTCAACGCGCCATAACACCCATAGATGTCGCCGGGCGCCTGGGGTTTCACCGCTGGTCCCAAACTAGAGCGGGGCCTGACCGTCTGCTAGGGTGCCGGCCAATGGACGTTCGGTGGCAGCGCGTGGTGGCGAGCATCTTGATGGCGAGCCTGCTGACTCCTGGCGCCTCGCTGGCGAAGCCCTTGTTCCCGGGGCCCTTGTTGTTCCAGACGGCTCCCGCCCGCCCGGAGATCGCTCGCGCGCAGGAGCAGCTCGAGAGCGGCGAGTTCGAGGAGGCGGTCCGGACCCTGGAGGCCGGGCTCGACGCCCCCGACGTCACCGATGATCAGCTCGTGGAGCTCTACCGCCTGCTCGGTCTCACCTCCCTGTACC includes these proteins:
- a CDS encoding cytochrome P450, which encodes MHAWFLTRYEDVLACLRDPRLSADRTNFYQQQLQGFGKEVANDFLDSARRQMSMRDGADHIRVRRQASPGFTPQSLDTYRPAIRRIMGMLLDRVQDQGHMDVVKDISDQLPPMVIAEFLNIPTEDRERFQAWARPLADFSSPKQGANMEEVARSASRSTREMNAYLAEVIEARRHHPGQDMLSLMVQAQELGRMTLEDLSANALVILTAGHLTTTDQLSNGFYALLSHPDQLQKLQSDRTLLRSAVEEIIRYSPATRSAFRVAAQDFTLRDKQIRKGDTVFMSLASANRDPAVFTDPDRFDITRDSVQQKHISFGFGAHHCLGAGLARREMEIAIEMLLDRLPNVRLDETKTPEITHGMLFRSFNSLHLVW
- a CDS encoding cytochrome P450; protein product: MSETTSQSPSKRPLPPRVSSLPLVGCVPSLVANPTAFMEKAQREHGDIFMMDLGITQAIGLCHPRHAHHVLVEQAQNYSKGGPLWISLRTFLGNSLTVSEGDFWKRQRRMIQPAFHHHRVSGLTSVMVEAIDECLSEWDAAAQEGKPFDVSVALNRVTMTVLVRTLFGCALDKGEADQVAQAFKVVLDYLMLGMATQSLPSWVPVPGRQRYRKSIQMIDEVLERIIQRGRQHRSDEVTLLSLMQEAVDGESGEQMTNQQLRDEALGFIIAGYHTAASGMTWVLHSLAKYPEITERVRAELDSVVGESKPGFAELMRMPYTRNVLQESLRIHSPMVWLPRLAVNEGEIDGYRIPQGSVMVIFAHRIHRHPSAWENPLTFDPDRFTPERSAGRHKQAWLPFGAGQRQCIAKEFSLMEGTLMMARILSRYELSSVPGRVAKEVVGANLSTKDGMWLHLRPRKPQVQASAPQVQASASQVQEPAPQAQTPVPLVQAPEPQARITGTV
- the ribD gene encoding bifunctional diaminohydroxyphosphoribosylaminopyrimidine deaminase/5-amino-6-(5-phosphoribosylamino)uracil reductase RibD — protein: MRLLTRARLQAGRAPRAKRTADFDRAVAEFFMRLALEEAAKGLGRTSPNPVVGAVLVKGGRIIARGYHRRAGTAHAEVVALEAAGSKARGADLYTTLEPCDHYGRTPPCSQALIDAGVRRVITASSDPNPKVNGKGVARLRRAGVEVLTGVLKDEADELNRPFFKAMRTGLPFVTLKAAVTLDGKLATATGDSRWVTGEQARAWVHRLRDRVDVILVGATTARRDNPQLTTRLPGGGGKDAVRVVVDSHLRLPSTLQVFTQRSPARTVVATLEDPSSRKARRFLATGTDVWQLPEKQGRVDLEALMRRLAKEGLNHVLVEGGAEMYGSFLREELADELLLFVAPKLIGGEGLSWSGSLGVKQMARALTVSPLAFEQVGEDLLLRARLSPSR
- the nrdR gene encoding transcriptional regulator NrdR, coding for MRCPFCQDPENKVIDSRESHEGSVIRRRRECLQCKRRFTTYERVEEIYPLIVKKDGRRETFDRDKLLAGLQKACEKRPVSADQLEETLVAVERLLQGVGEKEVASSVIGEEVMRRLHALDEVAYVRFASVYRSFRDITEFMEELKDLLSDRTREHKPPRPPDKDG
- the glyA gene encoding serine hydroxymethyltransferase: MENTRLLAEVDPEIARAIQDETRRQEEGLELIASENFVSPAVMEAAGSVLTNKYAEGYPGKRYYGGCEVVDVAETLAISRARELFGAEYANVQAHSGSQANMGAYMALMKPGDTLLALDLNSGGHLTHGSAFNFSGKLYKAVHYGLTRDTETIDYAQAAALAKEHKPRVVVVGASAYPRIIDFAKFREIADSVGAALMVDMAHIAGLVAAGLHPSPVPLADIVTSTTHKTLRGPRGGLVLSKEPYAKTLNSQIFPGIQGGPLMHVIAAKAVAFREALSPEFKAYQKQIVANAQALAEALQKGGLRLCSGGTDNHLMLVDLRPKKLVGKVAEEVLGKAGITVNKNMIPFDPEKPTVTSGVRIGTPALTTRGMKEAEMATVGALVVEALDNASDEQRLASIRGRIQEFTRSFPLYASRLK
- the rpiB gene encoding ribose 5-phosphate isomerase B → MKVIIASDHAGLELRRELVKALQELRVEVDDVGPTSAESVDYPDYARLVSRAVAEGSAARGVLVCGTGMGMAIMANKHPGIRAALCTDEFVARMARAHNDANVLCLGQRVVGAGLARSILEAFLATPFEGGRHQRRLDKIREAESR
- the fabF gene encoding beta-ketoacyl-ACP synthase II, which translates into the protein MSNRRVVITGTGIITALGTGTEKNWQAMLAGQSGIGPITRFELGKIDTRFAGEVKDFQPEQFIDRREVRRMDLFAQYALAAADMAVKESGLPIGPDAPHGYQAEKVGVIVGSGIGGISSLEEQHRKGLDKGFDRLSPFFIIQMIINMAPGLISMRYGCKGPNWSPVSACATSAHAIGEAWKSIRLGECDAVIAGGAEAAITPLGMGGFSVMKALSSRNDDPTHASRPFDKERDGFVMGEGAGIIVLEELEHAKKRGANILAELVGYGANSDAHHVTQPAPEGEGAARCMRLALASAGMNPEDVGYINAHGTSTPFNDANETKAIKTVFGAHARKLPVSSTKSMTGHMLGAAGGAEAVVSVMTLLRGVIPPTINLTTPDPDCDLDYVPNQAREQRVDAVMSNSFGFGGTNAVLVFKRFR